atataagtaaatataagtaaatataagttttaattaataataaataaaaatttaataaatatgtaACTTTTCACGGAAAAAATGGCGGACGTTATCTTTTCGTTTTCCTTCTTCACCTTTCCGGACGACTAGTCGTCCGCAAAGGGTCGCCCGGAATAAAAAAATACAGTAAGGACAGGAGCAGCTGCACTTTTTCTCACTTTTACCAAAAAACACATCTAAAATTACTCCGCCAATTTCAGGCGATTTGCTTAGATTTCAAGGTATTCAACACACAATCCAACATAATCTTCCATCTCAAAGTGCTAACAAGGTATGTCttctttttttttgaaaagtttaattgttcttcatttattttatatacacAATTACATGCTTCAATTATGTACTCCATTTTTGTTATTGTATGCACCAAGAACCCTTTAACAAAAAAAAACCCCTTttgaaatcttgaaataaattaggGTTTATTTTGATTCACGCTTGTTAATTTTGTAAgtttttttgttaaagattgaatctTTGTATTGTTGAAGCTTGATTAGGCTATTGAGATTAAGATTCTTTGTGGCTATATTATTTTATTTCTTGTTTTTCCTTTATAcaacatattttttttttccaGCTTTTTGATATGTTAGGGGCatattattttgttttattttaatcTATTATGTTATGTTATTTTTACAATTTTCTACAATTTTGATGTTGTTTTATACAATTTGTTATGTTGTTTTCCATAACAAATGTGCTTTTTTCCATCGTTATGTTGTTTTATACAATTTTCTATGTGATGTAGATTATGTTATGTTGTTTTCCATCGAAAAGAAATTAAGAATCCTACGAATCCTTCACAGATTATTAGTGCTTTTTCTGTTtacatttttctttatttttttctagTTTGAGATTATGATATTGAGGTTCTTGCAGGGCTGTTTGATTCATCTCTTGAGCATGAGTTTATTGGGAAGAAGATTGTTAGTTGCATTGATATGGCTAGAGATGGGATTCATGCTGTGTTGGTTGTCTTTTCGGTTTGCAACAGATTTACAGAAGATGAAAAGTCTGTCATAAGTAGCTTGATTACACTTTTTGGAAGTAAGATTCTTGATTACATCATAGTTGTTTTCACTGGTGGAGATGAACTTGAAGATGAGGACTATACTTTAGATGATTTTTAAGTGATTCTTCTGAGTCTTTTAAGGTGAAGCAAATTAATAATTTTAGTTATTgtcattttgtattattattattatacacttATTAATCTTACTTTGATATTTTGATgcattcatgcttttgtttaatctAAGCTTTTATTGAAGTTACAATATTGTACTAATTGCTCTAGATCTACTGAATTTGATTTATTATTACAGCAAATCTTGAGTCGATGTGGGGATCGATATCTTGTTTTTTAATAACAAGACAAAAGATGAAAGTAAACGACTGGATCAAGTGCATAAACTACTTCATTAAGTACACATGGTGCAGTTAAAGAACAATGGAACTCCATACCGTAATGAACTGTTCAATGAGTTTAAGGCCATACTTGTTACTAGTTACTACTATTGGATGCACTCAAGCTTATTACTTATACAATGACTGTGCACATATCATTTTATTTTTCTACAGAAATATGACAGAGAAGGTGACCAGAATGCATTGGTACGAGATGACCAATTCAAGCGTATATTAAATATGGTATCTATTGTTACATGGTTATTATAGTTTTTTCTGGACGTTATGTCCAAATTTGGATAgtatgttaaaatgtatatataaagcTGGAACAATTATTAGAAGAAGAGCGAGCTGCTCGTATAGAGGCTGAGAAGAAAACGGCGCCTGTTCAAAAGAAGTCAGAAGAGGAAATGCTAAAGATGAAAAAAGATATGGAAGCTGCAAAAAAGAGAGTAAAAGAGGAAGAACAGAAAAGAAAGAAACAGCATGATGCTCGAAGGCAACAAGTAGACTGTGTTATACTATAAACGATCGCTCACACTGATTGTCGTTTGTTTGATACATTGTAGTTTGTTGCACGAAGGCGTTTAGGGTTAAACTATTTTTTGAATGTTTGTTTGATGGATTGTAGCTCGGTTTGAATAATTATTGTAATTGTtggatttatttaatattattgtcGGTTGTTGAATGTCTAATATTTCTGTAAAGCAAGTTTTAATATTGAAATGTGCCGGTTATACGGCTGAAAAATAtacaacaaaaaattattttaagaaaACAACAGAAGCCTTTCCGGACGACTAGTCGTCCGGAATGAGTCGTTCAGTAAAAATGTATCGAACATTTAACTTaattaaaaaaaagaaaatgattattttattattatttctttccGAACGACTAGTCGTTGCAAAATGTCGTCCGGAAAGGCCGTCCAGAAACACATTTGAAAAAGTCAATGTGGGCCCCCATGTCGTCCGGAAAAGTCGGGCCAAGCCGTCCGGAAAACCTTTAGGCACGAAGCTTTCCGGACGATTCATTGCGGACAACTAGTCGTCTGGATTGACCTATGTGGACGACTTGTCGTCCGGATTCGTCGCTCGGAAAAGTCGATTTTCTAGTAGTGTATTGCAATAATACTAGTACTGTATTAAATTATAACGAAGAAAATAAAAGAGTATCATTAATTGTAGAACATATTTCTTTTCCTCGTACTACTACAGCTAATATTACTATCGTTTCTTTCGTATTTAAGCCAAACATACTATCGTTTCAatccaccataaatacatgcaatGACACTATATAGTTTTCGGGATCAAATAGCGTGTTACAGTTTCGTTTAGCTGGTTGTCTAGTTAAGATTTTGGGTCGGTTTTATACAAATTTGATTCGTTTTCTTAATATTTGTTGTTTTCTTACGTTTTGTGTGTTTTGTTTGCTTGCTTCATTTAGTTGAGGTCGATTAGTCAGTTTAGACCCCGGTTAAGCTCGTTTGTAGATAACGGTTGCTCTTGTAGTTTTGTTTTCTAATTTCATGTATAGCCGTTTTGTTTCGTTATATGTTGTTAAGTTTCTTTCATCTAGATGAAAGTTGTCTTTGTTTTATTGTATTCGTTATTTTTGCCGGAAAAAATTCTACGTTGATATTCAATATGCGTACACTTTCTTGCATTATGTCATATTAAGGTCATTAATTTGTCAATGATCAattttagggttaaataataattcaaaatagacAAAAGTTGAAAGCTCGTTAGATTTGTGAGAGATAAGGTATGTTCCTAACAAGTTGAGTTGTCTCTACGTATTGAGTTATTTTTTGAATCGGGAGTTTATGGGTTAaagtaagtaatatatatatatatatatatatatatatatatatatatatatatatatatatatatatatatatatatatatcaaaaagtttttcttgattgtggttgaaagttatttatggattgttatatatataggttatatgtatagattatagattatatatattatttacaattattattattattattaccttttatGTAAATCCAAATTAATTATTACTACTCCGTATTACTCTACCTTTAATGGAAATCAACGTAGCATATCAATGGTTGATTTGCTCCCTAGCCTCATCATCAACTTGTATTTATTAGAAGGTAACTTGATAAATAatagtatttttttatttattatacaattgttaaattaatattatatatttttattgttattttaaattattttagtattataacaATAAACTAAAATTTTCTAGAAAACCCATTAGGGTTTAGCTTTTAATATACAATTGTTAAAAATGACAACCAATTATATCGTAAACTTATCTATAATTCTCTTTAAAAATTGGCAATCAGTTATATTGTACATTTTGCCCATATCAAATATGTGCTTACAAAATGTATGTTTAAGTTTTTTCTTAAAAGAAATTGCATTGACTTTTGatatgaagaatatatatatatatatatatatatatatatatatatatatatatatatatatatatatatatatatatatatatatatatatatatatatatatatatatatatatatggaagtagTTTGAATTTACAATTTAAACCCTTAAAATATTTACGAACatacaaatataactattataatattaattatacatgaggACTTCACCGAGTACCCTTATAttgctgaaatgactaacaacctttttaaaattaaactcgcgggttttattcaaaaaataattgtatataataattgtaaaatattTTACCCATGTCCAACGCACGGGCTCTGAAACCAAcactacgggctcttaaactcataagaataattaaaacgatattaatggtgagaaaaaatAATTTTTGGAAATTAAGTTACTAacataatttttaaaatttgtcaacagcacaagctcttaaacttaaaagaattTTTAAAAAACACCACAGACTATTAAATAACTATTATACTTATTCTATTTTTTTAATATcgttatttacataccaatataagctgcaatttacattttttgcacggtttttacacccgtgcaacgcacgggctcaaaaatctagtatatatatatatatatatatatatatatatatttaatcaagagtgaagcacttttttggggggaagtaatttttttcgtttttttttttgaaattttttttcaggcattaagatcacatgaaaaaatgaacatttaaaaaagatactttttgataaatgttattattttggcggtaaaacgctcgaagaaaaaaatgaaaacattcaatgcattgaatgttttgattctgagttttttttaaggggttagaaattagggtttagaaattatggtttagaaattagggggttaaaaattagggtttagaaattagggttttgggtttagaaattagggtttagcgtttagaaattagggtttagattgaatattttaacacgaacggtttagagtttagggtttagggtttggagttGAGGGTTTACGGACCTTTTTTGGTATGATTAGCAGATACGTCCGTAGGAGTTACTGTTCATTTTGTTCATTTACTTGATGTTTTAAGATATGTGGTAATATTGCTTACATACCTATTCTTTGTAGCAACATAAGCCGAGTTGATCACACCGAATTCTAAGTTCCTAGATGAAAGAGGGTGTCTCGACACCATGCCGGTTTTGAGATCGATCTTAATTTTTTCCACCGATCCATGTATGAGATCCATCCTTCCCAGTGCGTGCTCGACCGATATTATGTTTGGTGCGATCATAACCACCGTATCCCCATCATCCTCGTCCCATgcattgatgacatggacaatatTTAGTCCCGGGACATTAAACCACATAATTTGCGACTCGTTCTTGGCGTACCTCGGAAGAACCCCTAACCTCGGCACTTTCTCAGGGTTAGCATTAAAGAGTGACCATCCAATAACCGTCTTCCTCATGCCCAAAATGATTTGGTTTTCTGGAAATATTGCATTGTTTTTTGTGATACCAAAATCATGAAAGAATGATGGACTTTTTGTTGAGAATATTGGGATATCATCTTGTTTTTCTCCATGTTCATTGAACCAAAAATATGTCACATATGGACGCATTGGACCGTAGCGAAATGCAAAGGTTTCTTTTGTTATAGGATCGGTTTTAGGGTGAGCTGTCATGTTCATAAAAAGTTTACCATCAAAATCTTCACGACCAACAGTGATTATATCACCGTTTGAGTCGAGTTTAATTGCATAAGGGAGATCAGACTCCCACAAAGCGTAAAGTTTATTACCGAAAAAGGTCAAATTAGTATTCGCTAAGCCAAAACCTTTGTGTGGATCAAATTGGCGCGTTAAGAAGTGATGAGCTATGACTACCATATAAGTAATAATGGTAGTCACACTATCGAAACCGGTAAAGAAAAATGGAATAATGGGAAACCCTGCATCCTTCTCTAATTCGTACTTGTTCGTCTTCACATAACGACTGCATAGCGTAGCATTCCCTTGGGATATACGAATCGCGTGGAGCATGCCGTCTCCATCAAATAAGTGGTATGGACCATTTGGTACAAATTGTGGGTTCGGACCGTTGCGAAAGTAGGCTCCATCAAGTGCGCTTGGAAGTGTGCCTTGAATGAGGTCACATTGAGTAGGAGGAAGTTCATCTATAGGTGAAAAGTTACCAGACTCAACGTTTTTTGGGTCACATGCATCAAAGATTTTAGTTGGTACTGGTTCAACCGGGACTTCATGAATTTGTCTAGCCCGTTTTGAGACGTTAAGTATaacatgttttaatttttttttcgtttcttATAATAGAAGCCCTATAGGCAAAATGTTGAAAGGATGCAAAAAATGATGGTGCTAGAGGGAGCATGATATGATGAGTAGATAAAGAAGTCATACGTATTTGTAT
The window above is part of the Rutidosis leptorrhynchoides isolate AG116_Rl617_1_P2 chromosome 1, CSIRO_AGI_Rlap_v1, whole genome shotgun sequence genome. Proteins encoded here:
- the LOC139874696 gene encoding probable carotenoid cleavage dioxygenase 4, chloroplastic, with product MESLLQFDTVYTTKPLIVLGDDGRERGTQIHEVPVEPVPTKIFDACDPKNVESGNFSPIDELPPTQCDLIQGTLPSALDGAYFRNGPNPQFVPNGPYHLFDGDGMLHAIRISQGNATLCSRYVKTNKYELEKDAGFPIIPFFFTGFDSVTTIITYMVVIAHHFLTRQFDPHKGFGLANTNLTFFGNKLYALWESDLPYAIKLDSNGDIITVGREDFDGKLFMNMTAHPKTDPITKETFAFRYGPMRPYVTYFWFNEHGEKQDDIPIFSTKSPSFFHDFGITKNNAIFPENQIILGMRKTVIGWSLFNANPEKVPRLGVLPRYAKNESQIMWFNVPGLNIVHVINAWDEDDGDTVVMIAPNIISVEHALGRMDLIHGSVEKIKIDLKTGMVSRHPLSSRNLEFGVINSAYVATKNRYVYCAIGDPMPKFSGVVKLDVSLSEVDRQECIVASRMFGPGCYGGEPCFVAREPDNPNADEDDGYIVSYVHDESNNESRFLVMDAKSATLEIIASVKLPRRVPYGFHGLFVREGDLNKL